GTGATCTCCACATCGACCAGCTGGCCGACCAATCGCGCCTGCCCCGGGAAATTCACCGACCGCATGTTCTCGGTCTTGCCGGTCAGCTCATTCGGATCGCGGCGCGACGGACCTTCCACCAGCACCGTCTGCACCGTGCCGACCATCGCATGGGAGATGGCGGCTGCCTGCTCGTTGATCCGGGCCTGCAGGCGCGACAGCCGCGCGTGCTTCTCCGCATCGCTGATGGTGTCCTCGAGGTCGGCTGCGGGCGTTCCCGGTCGGCGCGAATAGATGAAGGAGAAGCTGTGGTCGAAGCCTACGTCCTCGATCAGCTTCATGGTCTTCTCGAAGTCCGCGTCCGTCTCGCCAGGGAAGCCGACGATGAAGTCCGAGCTGATCGAAATGTCCGGGCGTACTGCGCGCAGCTTGCGGATCTTGGCCTTGAATTCGAGCGCGGTGTAGCCGCGCTTCATCGCCGACAGCACCCGGTCGCTGCCAGCCTGCACCGGCAGGTGCAGGAAATTGGCCAGCTGCGGCACGTCGCGGTACGCGTCCACCAGCGAATCGCTGAACTCCAGCGGGTGCGAGGTGGTGAAGCGGATGCGGTCCACCCCGTCGATCTCGGCGATGGTGCGGATCAGCAGGCCGAGGTCGGCAAACTCGCCTTCCCCATAGGGGCCGCGGTAGGCATTGACGTTCTGGCCCAGCAGGTTGATCTCGCGCACGCCCTGCGCGGCCAGCTGCGCCACTTCCACCACCACGTCCTCGAACGGGCGGCTGACCTCGGTGCCACGGGTGTAGGGCACCACGCAGAACGAACAGTACTTGGAGCAGCCTTCCATGATCGACACGAACGCCGAACCGCCTTCGGCCCGCGGCTCGGGCAGGCGGTCGAACTTCTCGATCTCGGGGAAGCTGATGTCCACCTGCGATTTGCCCGATTCGCGCCGCTGGCGGATCAGCTCGGGCAGGCGGTGCAGGGTCTGCGGGCCGAACACCAGGTCCACATGCGGGGCGCGCTTGATGATGGCTTCGCCTTCCTGGGAGGCCACGCAACCGCCCACGCCGATGATGACGCCACGGCCGTTGTTCTTCAGCGCCTTCCAGTAGCCCAGCTGGCTGAACACCTTCTCCTGCGCTTTCTCGCGGATCGAGCAGGTGTTCATCAGCAGCACGTCGGCTTCGCCCGGGTCGTCGGTCAGCTCCAGGCCTTCTTCGGCGGCAAGTACGTCGGCCATTTTGGTCGAGTCGTACTCGTTCATCTGGCAACCGTGGGTCTTGATGTACAGCTTGCCGCGCACGGGGCCGGTCACCTGCGGCCGGGAACCGGGCAGGGGCAGCAGGTCGGGGCGGGGCGAATCGATGGCAGGCACGGCGGTGCCGGCCGAGGTCGGCAGGGTCGAAGCTGGCGTCCCGGTCATGGCGCTTATTCCAGTCGGGTGGGCGGGCAGGCAGCCGGGGAGGGCTGCCGGGTAGCCGTCCATTGTACCCCCGGCGCCCGGTAGAGCCACGCCCTGCGTGGCTGCGGGGCTTGGCAACGGCGCGCGAAACGGGGACACTCCGCCCCATGAAGGGGATCTTGGGGATCGCTGCGCTGGCCTTGGCTGCGCTGACCGCTGTGCCGGCCAGTGCGGGCACCCTGTACAAGTGTGTTGGCGCGGACGGCATTCCCAGCTATGTCAGCAAACGCATTGCCGGCACCAGCTGCAGCGTGGTCAGCAACTACCGTCCCGACCGCAGCGCCCCGCGCCGTTACGTTCCGCCACCGTCTCCAGCCCCCGTGCCCGCCCCTGCGGTCGTGGCAACCGCTGCGCCGGTCCAGGACGGTGCCGCGTCCGGCACCGCGCTGGCCCCGACCCCGGCACCTGCCCAGGCCGCCACCGTGCTTACTGCCGCGCCGGCGGCCCGCACCGGCAAGGCGCAGCGCGTGGTCAACGGGCAGGTCTACTCGTATATGAAGGATGGCGTGCGGCATTACACCAGCCGCCGGCCCGCGCAGATGGCCAGCCTGGGCCAGGTCCGCACCATCCATTACAGCTTCATCGAGCGCTGTTATGCCTGCGGTGCCAGTCCGGGCGTGAACTTCGGTTCGGTCCGCCTCAATACCACCGCCTTCCAGGCAGAGATCGCGTCTGCCGCGCGCGAGTTCGGGGTGGAAGAGGCGGTGGTCCGCGCGATCATCCACGCCGAATCGGCTTACAACCCGACCGCGCTCAGCCGCGCCGGCGCACAGGGTTTGATGCAGCTGATGCCGCCGACCGCGCGCCGTTTCGGCGTGACCGATTCCTATGATGCGGCGCAGAACATCCGCGGCGGCGTGCAGTACCTGTCGTGGCTGCTCAAGCGGTTCAATGGCAACCTGACCCTTGCCGCTGCCGGGTACAACGCAGGCGAGGGCGCGGTCGACCGCCACGGTGGCGTGCCGCCTTACAGCGAGACGCAGTACTACGTGAAGCGCGTCGCCCTGCTTGCCGACCGCTACCGCGGCGCCACCGCCTCCACGCAGTAATCCCCTTCCGCTTTCGACCGCATCGCGAAGGCCGGCCAACGCCCGGCGCTGCAGATGTGGACGCTTCCCTGGCAGCGCCGGCTGTTGGCCGGCCCTCGTGGTGCGACCACCATTGTGTCGCCGAGTCAGGTTCCGCTATAGTCGATCAGGATTCATTGTGGACTGGCCCCCACCGGTCTACTGGCAGCCTCAAGCTACCTAAATCAATATCGGAGTGCCGGATGGCCAACGATGGGGTAAACGATCCAGTCAACACTGGACGTCGACGATTTCTTTCCGCAACCACCGCAGTGGTGGGAGCAGTCGGCGTCGGTTTCGCCGCAGTTCCGTTCATCAAGTCCTGGAATCCCAGCGCCCGCGCCAAACTGGCCGGTGCCCCTGTGCTTGCCGACATCAGCGCCCTGCAGGAAGGCCAGCGACTGGTCATGGAGTGGCGTGGACAGCCGATCTGGATCGTCAAACGGTCCAAGGCCATCCTTGACGCCCTGCACGGGCTGGATGGGCGGTTGAAGGATCCTGCGTCGGAGAACAAGGACCAGCAGCCGGACTACGTGCTCAAGCAGAACCCCGAATTCCGCGCGATCAAGGCCGAGGTCTCGGTGCTGGTCGGGCTGTGCACCCACCTGGGCTGTTCGCCGGAAATGGTTGCCGAGATCCGCCCCGAGCCGTTCGATCCGGAATGGAAGGGCGGCTACTTCTGCCCCTGCCACAAATCCCGGTTCGACATGTCCGGGCGCGTCTTCGATGGCGTCCCGGCGCCGATCAACCTGCTGGTGCCGCCGCACCATTACCAGGACGACAGCACCATCATCATCGGCGTCGATCCGCAGGGGGCAGCCTGATCATGGCCAACATCCTTTCCCGTACCGCCACCGGCGTCGCCGACTGGGTCAACGCGCGCGCGCCCGGGCTGATGCCGGTGTACCGCAAGCATGTCAGCGAGTACTACGCGCCGAAGAACTTCAATATCTGGTACTACTTCGGTTCGCTGGCGCTGCTGATCCTGGTCAACCAGATCGTGACCGGCATCTTCCTCACGATGCACTACAAGACCAGTGCGCTGGAAGCGTTCAACTCCGTTGAATACATCATGCGGGACGTGGAGTGGGGCTGGCTGATCCGCTACATGCACTCCACCGGGGCCTCGCTGTTCTTCATCGTGGTCTACCTGCACATGTTCCGCGGCCTGATGTACGGCAGTTACCAGAAGCCTCGCGAGCTGGTGTGGATCCTGGGCATGCTGATCTACCTGGTGCTGATGGCCGAAGCCTTCATGGGCTACGTGCTGCCGTGGGGGCAGATGTCGTTCTGGGGCGCCAAGGTGATCATCTCGCTGTTCGGCGCCATTCCGGTGATCGGCAACGGGCTGACCGAGTGGATCATGGGCGATTACCTGCCCAGCGATGCCACCCTCAACCGCTTCTTCGCCCTGCACGTGATCGCCCTGCCGCTGGTGCTGCTGTTGCTGGTGGTGCTGCACCTGGGCGCGCTGCACGAAGTGGGGTCGAACAACCCCGATGGCGTGGAGATCAAGAAGGGACCCAAGGGCAACCGCTGGTCGGCCACCGCGCCCACCGACGGCATTCCGTTCCACCCGTACTACACGCTCAAGGACGGGGTCGGCGCCGGCTTCCTGCTGATCATCGCGGCCTTCATCATCTTCTTCGCACCGGGCTTCGGCGGCCTGTTCCTGGAGCACGACAACTTCACCGAGGCCAACCGCCTGGTCACGCCCGAGCACATCAAACCGGTGTGGTACTACACGCCGTACTACGCGATGTTGCGCGTGGTGCCCAACAAGCTCGGCGGCGTGATCGTGATGTTCTCGGCCATCGCCATCCTGTTCCTGGTGCCGTGGCTGGACAAGGCGCGGGTGAAGTCCTACCGCTATCGCGGCTGGCTGTCGCGCGCGCTGCTGGGCGTATTCGCGGTGTGCTTTATCTGGCTGGGCGTGATCGGTTCCGGGCCCGGTACCGATGCGCATGAAACCTATGTCGGCCGCGTGCTGACCTTCCTCTACTTCGCCTTCTTCATCACCATGCCGCTATGGACCAAGCTGGACAGGACCTTGCCGGTACCGGACCGGGTGACCACGCATGACTGACCACTGGATTGTCCGGCTGGCCTGCGCGGCCGCCCTGATGCTGGCCAGCACCGTCGCCGGCGCCGCCGAAGGCGGCAAGACCCTGCAGGCCGGCAACGACCTGGGCGACCGTGCGTCGCTGCAGCGCGGCGCGCAGCTCTACATGAACTACTGCTCCGGCTGCCATGCGCTCAAGTACCTGCGCTATTCGCGGATGGCGCAGGACCTGGGGCTGAGCGAAGAAGAGGTCATGAACAACCTCAACTTCACCGGCGTGCCGATCGGCGAACCGGTGCCGGTGACGATGCCCAAGGCGGAAGCCGAGAAGTGGTTCGGCAAAATGCCGCCGGACCTCAGCCTGATCTCACGGGTGCGTGGCAGCGACTGGGTCTATACCTACCTGAAGTCGTTCTACCTGGACCCCAGCCGCCCGCTGGGCTGGAACAACGCGCTGTTCCCCAACGCCTCCATGCCCAACCCGCTGTGGGAAATGCAGGGCCTGCAACACGCCGTGCACGGCAAGCCGGAGGCGCCGGGTGCCGACGCGCCGGTGACCGGGCTCACGCTGGCACAGCCCGGTAACGTCGACCCGGGGCAGTACGACCAGGCGGTGCGGGACATCACCAACTTCCTGGAGTACGCGGGTGAACCCGCGGCGCTGAAGCGGCAGAAGCTGGGCGTGTGGGTGATCCTGTTCCTGGCACTGCTCACCTTCCTGGCCTACCTGCTGAAGAAGGAGTACTGGAAGGACGTGCATTGATCGATACGGCGTAAGTCGATCGGCCTATTGGCTTTTGTGATGGGCAGTTGCACACTCGGGTACTGTGACGACTGTCGGCAATGGGCCGGCAGCGCCGATGCGACCGGCGGATACCGATCGCTGGAGAGCCTTTGATGGCGGCGAGCGTACGCATGCGGAACACCCTGACGCTGTTTTCCTCGAACGACGACGTGCTGTGCCATCGCGTGCGCCTGGTGCTGGCTGCCAAAGGCGTTACCTACGATTTCGTGCCCGTCGACCCGCAGAACCCGCCCGAGGATCTGATCGACCTCAATCCGTACCACTCGGTGCCCACGCTGGTAGAGCGCGAGCTGGTGCTGTACGCGGCCTCGGTGGTCAGCGAATACCTGGACGAACGCTACCCGCACCCGCCGCTGATGCCGGTGGACCCGCTCTCGCGTGCGCGGATCCGGCTGGCGATGCTGCGCATCGAACACGACTGGGTACCGCAGGTGCAGGCGATCCAGCTCGGCAACAAGACCCAGGCCGAGGCGGGGCGCAAGCGGTTGAAGGAACTGCTGACCAGCGCGGTGCCGCTGTTCAAGGCCAGCAAGTTCTTCCTCAACCCGGAAATGAGTCTGGCCGATTGCGCCATGGCGCCGATCATCTGGCGCCTGCAGTCGCTGGACGTGCCGTTGCCCAAGGATGGCAAGTCCATCGAGGATTACGGCAACCGCATTTTCCGCCACCCGGGCTTCATCCGCAGCCTGACCGACCAGGAAAAGAAGCTGCGCGACCTGCCGGTCTGATCGGCGGTTCGCTGCATCGGCGCTTTACGCCGGGGGACGTGCATGCTGACCGCTGCACGGGTGGGCGCGTACACTTGTCACATTTCCGCGGCACCCCACAATGACTGAAGACACTTTCCGCATGACCAGCCATCGCCCCTACCTGTTGCGGGCGCTGGTGGAATGGATCAACGACAACGACCTGACCCCGCATATCCTGGTCGATGCCGGCATGCCTGGCGTACAGGTGCCGCAGAGCGCGGTGAAGGACGGTCGCGTGGTCCTCAACATCGCCGAGCGCGCGGTGGTGCGCCTGCACATCGACAACGACAGCGTGAGCTTCTCGGCCCGCTTCTCGGGCACCAGCTACCCGGTGCAGGTGCCGATCTCGGCCGTGCTGGCCGTCTACGCCCGCGAAACCGGGCAGGGCATGGCACTGCCGGACGATATTCCCGGCCACGAGCCGAGCCCGGACGATACCCTGCCACCGGATGACACGCCGACCCCGGATGACACCCCGCCCAAGCCGAGCGGTCGCCCGCACCTTCGGGTGGTCAAATAAGAGATCGCCGCCCTCGGGCGGCGATTTTGTTTCTACACGTCCTCGGCGCCGGTGGTGTCCACGCTGCGCCGGATCTCGCTGATGCGCGCGGCCGAGGGCCCGACGAAGGCCACCAGTTCATCGCCGCGCAGCACCATCCGCCCGGTATGGCGGTCGATGCCATCGTGGGAGTACTCGAAGCGGTAAGTGCGCTCCCAGCCCAGCCAGCCGTTGTCCTTGCGGCAGACGCGGATGCCACTGGCATGCACGGCCTGGTCCAGCCACTGCACGTCGGCGGCGCGGCAGGCGTTGCGGCCCAGTTCGATGGCGCGTTCGGCCGCGGCGCGCGAGGAGTTCCAGAAGGCGTAGGCGAACGCGCCGGCAATCATCAACAGGATAAGACTGGGCATCGGCGGCTCGGTGCAGAATCAGGTCAGGAACGACCAAGATGGCGACGAACCGGCGCCGGATCAAGCCGGCGACCCGTCCTGCTTCTGCGGCTGCTGCGGTTGCGGGGCAGGCGATTGCGGTGGCGGTGGTGTGGGCCGCGGCGGCACGACGCGCGGGAAGGTGGGCTTTGGCGGCGTCGTCGTCGCCGGCACCCCAGGCTGGGCGGGTGCCGGCAGCGGGCCGGTGGCCGGCGCGGGCGATGGCGATGGCGGATAGCTGGGCGTCGACCCCATCGGCGAGGTCGCCACCAGTTTGAGCAGCGCCGCCCAGTCCTGCCGGTTGAAGTTGCACTCGTCTTCGCGTCCGGGGGTACAGCCCATGTCGTAGGGATCGCTGGAGGGGGCCGGGGGCAGCTGGATGCGGCCGCTGCGATCCAGCGACAGCTTGCGCATTGCCACCGTGTTCATCACATTGCCGCCGATCAGGTACAGCGTGTGGTCGCCGCCCATGTTCGCTGCGATCACCACCTCGCAGTGGGATTTCCAGTTCGCCACCGTGCCGCCGCTGAGCTGTTGCACCAGCCCGGCGTAACTCAATGATTCGTTGCGGCCACGCAGGTAACACAACAGGTCGCCGGGCGCGGGCTTTTCCTGCGCTGGATCCGCCATCCGGTACGGGCCGGTGTTCTGGTAAGCGGCTCGGATGTAGTCGATGTGGCGCGGCGAGCGGGTGAAGCCGGGCACTCCGGCGCGGCTCATCACCCAGGAGATGAAGGCGGCCGACCACGGGTTGTCGATCAGGAACGCACGACAGTCGCTGTCGGTGTAGCGCGAACCGAACGGCTCCATGCAGCTGGTGGCGCCAGGCTGGCTGCCCATCGGCCCCAGCGTGCCGCTGTCGCGCCAGTAGCCGACCACGCGCTGCCACGCGGGCATGCCGTCGTCGGCCAGGTATTCCCGTTCGGCCTCGCTGACGCCAAGGTTGCGCGCACGGCCTTCACCATCGATGAAGGGCCGGTACCACAGTCGGTGCTCGTTGCAGGCGGTCCGCACGATGCTCGCCGCCAGCGGGCTCAGACCATAGCGCGGCGGGATGTCGCAGACCTCGGCAGCGGCGGCAGCGCCGGGAAGCAGCAGGAACAGGGGAGTCAGGCAGGCAAGCAGGGGCAGCGGGCGCATCCGCGCTCTCCGGGTGGGGGCACGGGAAGCGTCGCAGAGCCGGCAGGGGAAGCCCGTGAAGGCAGCGCTGCGTCACCGGTGTCGCCGGCAGGTACCCACCGTTGGTCGGTACGAATGCCCCGGTAGGTACCGACCGTTGGTCGGTACCCGATCAGGGCGGATCGCCCAGCTTCAACGACAGATCAATCGCCTGCACATGCTTGGTCAGCCCGCCAATCGAGATGCAATCGACGCCGTCCTCGGCAATTGCGCGCAGCCCGGCCAGGTCCACGCTGCCGGAAACCTCCAGCGGGATGCGTCCGGCGGCGATCCGCACCGCGTCACGGCGGGTGGCCGCGTCGAAGTCATCGATCAGGATGCGGTCGCACCCCACCGCCAGCGCTTCGCGCAGCTGCGAAAGGTCTTCCACTTCCACCACCAGCGGCAGCTGTGGCCACTGCGCCCGTGCGGCGTTGACCGCAGCGGTCAGCGAACCGGCGGCGCGGATGTGGTTTTCCTTGAGCATCACCGTGTCGTACAGGCCCTGGCGATGGTTGTCGCCGCCACCGCAGCGCACCGCGTACTTCTGCGCCGCGCGCAGGCCGGGCAGGGTTTTGCGGGTGTCCAGGATGCGCGTGCCGGTCCCGGTCACCGCCGCTACGTAGCGTGCGGTGGTGGTGGCGGTGCCCGACAGCGTCTGCAGGAAATTCAACGAGGTGCGTTCGGCGCTGACCAGACTGCGGTTGCGCCCGTGCAGGATCGCCAGCACGGTGCCGGCGGGCACCGCATCGCCTTCGGCCACCCGCCACTCGATCCGGACCTGCGGGTCCAAGGCCTGGTGGGTGGCATCGAACCACGGCCGGCCGGCGATCACCGCATCCTGCTTGCATAGCAGGTAGGCGCTGTCGGGGCGGTCCGGGAGCAGGGCGGCAGTCACATCTCCCGCGCCGATGTCCTCGGCCAGGGCGCGGGCGACATCGGCCTGCACCTGGCCGGGGTCAGGAGGCGTCAGCACGCTCAGGCTCATTACTTGGGAAAATCGGCAATCTGGGCGGTCTCGATGGCTTCTTCCGGCAGCAGCACGGGAATGCCATCGTTGACGCGGAATATCTGCTTGCGGTCCTGGGTCAGCAGCGCTTCGCGCACGGGTTGGACCAGCGGGGTGCCCTCGAGGTTGGTCACCGTGCCGGCGCCAATGGCCCGGTTGAGCGCGTCCAGGCCCTTGGAATCCAGCAGGGACAGGCGCTGGGCGGTGCGGGGCGCGCACAGGAGGTCGATGACTTTGCGATCCATGGGTTCTTCGTCTTGCGTGGAAGGCGGCTAGAATACGTCTTTAAGGCAGGTGACGGCCAATGACCCCCAACCAATCCGCGCCGCTCGTCGGCATCGTCATGGGTTCCCGCTCCGACTGGGAGACCATGCAGCACGCGGCGCAGAAGCTGGACGCGCTCGGTGTTCCCTACGAAGTGAAAGTCGTGTCGGCGCACCGTACGCCCGACGTGCTGTTCACCTACGCCGAGCAGGCGGGCCCGCGCGGGCTGCGCGCCATCATTGCCGGTGCCGGCGGCGCCGCGCACCTGCCGGGCATGATCGCGGCCAAGACCGCGGTGCCGGTGCTGGGCGTGCCGGTGCAGTCCAAGGCCCTGAACGGCATGGATTCGCTGCTGTCGATCGTGCAGATGCCGGCCGGCATCCCGGTGGCCACCTTCGCCATCGGCAATGCCGGCGCCTCCAACGCCGCGCTGTTTGCCGCCGCCATGCTGGCGCCGGAGCAGCCGGCCATCGGCCAGGCGCTGGAGGGTTTCCGTTCCCGCCAGACCGAAGACGTCATGGCCCACGACGATCCGCGTCAATGACCACGGTGACCGTTGGCATCCTGGGCGGCGGCCAGCTGGCCCGCATGATGGTCCTGGCCGGCGCGCCGATGGGGCTGCGCTTTGAACTGTTCGACCCGGCCGCGGACGCCTGTGGCGGGCAGCTGGCGCCGCTGCAGGTGGCCGCGTTCGAGGACGAGGCCGCCTTGGCCGCGTTCGCCGAACGGGTGGACGTGGTGACCTTCGACTTCGAGAACGTGCCCGCCCGCAGCGCGCAATTCCTGGCCGGACGAGTGCCGGTGTATCCCAACCCAGACGCACTGGCCGTGGCGCAGGACCGCCTGAGCGAGAAGACCCTTTTCCGCGAGCTCGGTATTCCACTGCCGGCGTTCGCCGACATCGGCAGCCGCGACGAACTGGCCACCCGGGTGGCCGAGTTCGGCCTGCCGTGCATCCTCAAGACCCGTCGCTTCGGTTACGACGGCAAGGGCCAGTTCCGCCTGCGCAGTGCGGCCGACATCGATGCGGCGTGGGATGCGTTGGGCGGCCAGGTGGCCCGCACCGGCCTGATCCTGGAGGGCTTCGTCGCCTTCGAGCGCGAAGTCAGCGTGGTCGCCGTGCGCGGCCAGGACGGCGAGTTCCGCGCCTGGCCGGTCACCGGCAACTGGCATGTGGAAGGCGTGCTGTCGGCCAGCCTGGCCCCGGCGCAACTGACACCCGCACAGCACGACGCCGCCATCGGCTATGCGCAGACGCTGGCCGAACGGCTGGATTACGTGGGCGTGTTCGCGCTGGAGCTGTTCTGCCGGGGCGAGGAGCTGCTGGCCAACGAAATGGCGCCGCGCGTGCACAACTCCGGGCACTGGACCATCGAAGGCAGCGAAACCTCGCAGTTCGAGAACCACCTGCGTGCCGTGGTGGGGTTGCCGCTGGGTGACACCCGCATGCTGGGCCATGCCTGCATGCTCAACTGGCTGGGTGAAATGCCCGATGCGGATGCCGTGCTGGCACAGCCTGGCGGGCACTGGCACGACTACGGGAAGGAGCCGCGCGACGGCCGCAAGGTCGGGCATGCCACGCTG
This is a stretch of genomic DNA from Stenotrophomonas rhizophila. It encodes these proteins:
- the miaB gene encoding tRNA (N6-isopentenyl adenosine(37)-C2)-methylthiotransferase MiaB — encoded protein: MTGTPASTLPTSAGTAVPAIDSPRPDLLPLPGSRPQVTGPVRGKLYIKTHGCQMNEYDSTKMADVLAAEEGLELTDDPGEADVLLMNTCSIREKAQEKVFSQLGYWKALKNNGRGVIIGVGGCVASQEGEAIIKRAPHVDLVFGPQTLHRLPELIRQRRESGKSQVDISFPEIEKFDRLPEPRAEGGSAFVSIMEGCSKYCSFCVVPYTRGTEVSRPFEDVVVEVAQLAAQGVREINLLGQNVNAYRGPYGEGEFADLGLLIRTIAEIDGVDRIRFTTSHPLEFSDSLVDAYRDVPQLANFLHLPVQAGSDRVLSAMKRGYTALEFKAKIRKLRAVRPDISISSDFIVGFPGETDADFEKTMKLIEDVGFDHSFSFIYSRRPGTPAADLEDTISDAEKHARLSRLQARINEQAAAISHAMVGTVQTVLVEGPSRRDPNELTGKTENMRSVNFPGQARLVGQLVDVEITEAYSNSLRGRLVVA
- a CDS encoding lytic transglycosylase domain-containing protein is translated as MKGILGIAALALAALTAVPASAGTLYKCVGADGIPSYVSKRIAGTSCSVVSNYRPDRSAPRRYVPPPSPAPVPAPAVVATAAPVQDGAASGTALAPTPAPAQAATVLTAAPAARTGKAQRVVNGQVYSYMKDGVRHYTSRRPAQMASLGQVRTIHYSFIERCYACGASPGVNFGSVRLNTTAFQAEIASAAREFGVEEAVVRAIIHAESAYNPTALSRAGAQGLMQLMPPTARRFGVTDSYDAAQNIRGGVQYLSWLLKRFNGNLTLAAAGYNAGEGAVDRHGGVPPYSETQYYVKRVALLADRYRGATASTQ
- the petA gene encoding ubiquinol-cytochrome c reductase iron-sulfur subunit, producing the protein MANDGVNDPVNTGRRRFLSATTAVVGAVGVGFAAVPFIKSWNPSARAKLAGAPVLADISALQEGQRLVMEWRGQPIWIVKRSKAILDALHGLDGRLKDPASENKDQQPDYVLKQNPEFRAIKAEVSVLVGLCTHLGCSPEMVAEIRPEPFDPEWKGGYFCPCHKSRFDMSGRVFDGVPAPINLLVPPHHYQDDSTIIIGVDPQGAA
- a CDS encoding cytochrome b, with the translated sequence MANILSRTATGVADWVNARAPGLMPVYRKHVSEYYAPKNFNIWYYFGSLALLILVNQIVTGIFLTMHYKTSALEAFNSVEYIMRDVEWGWLIRYMHSTGASLFFIVVYLHMFRGLMYGSYQKPRELVWILGMLIYLVLMAEAFMGYVLPWGQMSFWGAKVIISLFGAIPVIGNGLTEWIMGDYLPSDATLNRFFALHVIALPLVLLLLVVLHLGALHEVGSNNPDGVEIKKGPKGNRWSATAPTDGIPFHPYYTLKDGVGAGFLLIIAAFIIFFAPGFGGLFLEHDNFTEANRLVTPEHIKPVWYYTPYYAMLRVVPNKLGGVIVMFSAIAILFLVPWLDKARVKSYRYRGWLSRALLGVFAVCFIWLGVIGSGPGTDAHETYVGRVLTFLYFAFFITMPLWTKLDRTLPVPDRVTTHD
- a CDS encoding cytochrome c1 produces the protein MLASTVAGAAEGGKTLQAGNDLGDRASLQRGAQLYMNYCSGCHALKYLRYSRMAQDLGLSEEEVMNNLNFTGVPIGEPVPVTMPKAEAEKWFGKMPPDLSLISRVRGSDWVYTYLKSFYLDPSRPLGWNNALFPNASMPNPLWEMQGLQHAVHGKPEAPGADAPVTGLTLAQPGNVDPGQYDQAVRDITNFLEYAGEPAALKRQKLGVWVILFLALLTFLAYLLKKEYWKDVH
- a CDS encoding glutathione S-transferase N-terminal domain-containing protein, which produces MAASVRMRNTLTLFSSNDDVLCHRVRLVLAAKGVTYDFVPVDPQNPPEDLIDLNPYHSVPTLVERELVLYAASVVSEYLDERYPHPPLMPVDPLSRARIRLAMLRIEHDWVPQVQAIQLGNKTQAEAGRKRLKELLTSAVPLFKASKFFLNPEMSLADCAMAPIIWRLQSLDVPLPKDGKSIEDYGNRIFRHPGFIRSLTDQEKKLRDLPV
- a CDS encoding ClpXP protease specificity-enhancing factor, yielding MTEDTFRMTSHRPYLLRALVEWINDNDLTPHILVDAGMPGVQVPQSAVKDGRVVLNIAERAVVRLHIDNDSVSFSARFSGTSYPVQVPISAVLAVYARETGQGMALPDDIPGHEPSPDDTLPPDDTPTPDDTPPKPSGRPHLRVVK
- a CDS encoding DUF3301 domain-containing protein, whose protein sequence is MPSLILLMIAGAFAYAFWNSSRAAAERAIELGRNACRAADVQWLDQAVHASGIRVCRKDNGWLGWERTYRFEYSHDGIDRHTGRMVLRGDELVAFVGPSAARISEIRRSVDTTGAEDV
- a CDS encoding DUF2272 domain-containing protein yields the protein MRPLPLLACLTPLFLLLPGAAAAAEVCDIPPRYGLSPLAASIVRTACNEHRLWYRPFIDGEGRARNLGVSEAEREYLADDGMPAWQRVVGYWRDSGTLGPMGSQPGATSCMEPFGSRYTDSDCRAFLIDNPWSAAFISWVMSRAGVPGFTRSPRHIDYIRAAYQNTGPYRMADPAQEKPAPGDLLCYLRGRNESLSYAGLVQQLSGGTVANWKSHCEVVIAANMGGDHTLYLIGGNVMNTVAMRKLSLDRSGRIQLPPAPSSDPYDMGCTPGREDECNFNRQDWAALLKLVATSPMGSTPSYPPSPSPAPATGPLPAPAQPGVPATTTPPKPTFPRVVPPRPTPPPPQSPAPQPQQPQKQDGSPA
- the nadC gene encoding carboxylating nicotinate-nucleotide diphosphorylase, which codes for MSLSVLTPPDPGQVQADVARALAEDIGAGDVTAALLPDRPDSAYLLCKQDAVIAGRPWFDATHQALDPQVRIEWRVAEGDAVPAGTVLAILHGRNRSLVSAERTSLNFLQTLSGTATTTARYVAAVTGTGTRILDTRKTLPGLRAAQKYAVRCGGGDNHRQGLYDTVMLKENHIRAAGSLTAAVNAARAQWPQLPLVVEVEDLSQLREALAVGCDRILIDDFDAATRRDAVRIAAGRIPLEVSGSVDLAGLRAIAEDGVDCISIGGLTKHVQAIDLSLKLGDPP
- a CDS encoding Trm112 family protein, whose protein sequence is MDRKVIDLLCAPRTAQRLSLLDSKGLDALNRAIGAGTVTNLEGTPLVQPVREALLTQDRKQIFRVNDGIPVLLPEEAIETAQIADFPK
- the purE gene encoding 5-(carboxyamino)imidazole ribonucleotide mutase translates to MTPNQSAPLVGIVMGSRSDWETMQHAAQKLDALGVPYEVKVVSAHRTPDVLFTYAEQAGPRGLRAIIAGAGGAAHLPGMIAAKTAVPVLGVPVQSKALNGMDSLLSIVQMPAGIPVATFAIGNAGASNAALFAAAMLAPEQPAIGQALEGFRSRQTEDVMAHDDPRQ
- a CDS encoding 5-(carboxyamino)imidazole ribonucleotide synthase gives rise to the protein MTTVTVGILGGGQLARMMVLAGAPMGLRFELFDPAADACGGQLAPLQVAAFEDEAALAAFAERVDVVTFDFENVPARSAQFLAGRVPVYPNPDALAVAQDRLSEKTLFRELGIPLPAFADIGSRDELATRVAEFGLPCILKTRRFGYDGKGQFRLRSAADIDAAWDALGGQVARTGLILEGFVAFEREVSVVAVRGQDGEFRAWPVTGNWHVEGVLSASLAPAQLTPAQHDAAIGYAQTLAERLDYVGVFALELFCRGEELLANEMAPRVHNSGHWTIEGSETSQFENHLRAVVGLPLGDTRMLGHACMLNWLGEMPDADAVLAQPGGHWHDYGKEPRDGRKVGHATLREDEAGALAAALEDVGQQLGRPDQVAPVVAALRFNRATAWPRNPS